Proteins encoded in a region of the Halioglobus maricola genome:
- a CDS encoding bactofilin family protein, with translation MIGQSIVIKGTVSGDEDLVIQGSVEGTVELGQHEVSVGQSGRVSADITAKTVRIDGEVAGDIKGHEKVIISKSGNVRGNIVAPRVTLEDGAIFKGSIDMDPGDEGAKVSLATKPAPKSDDIAPGFDLKSG, from the coding sequence ATGATCGGACAGAGCATAGTCATCAAAGGAACAGTGAGCGGCGACGAGGACCTGGTCATACAGGGCAGCGTGGAGGGTACCGTGGAACTGGGCCAGCACGAGGTGTCTGTCGGCCAGAGCGGCAGGGTCAGTGCTGATATTACCGCCAAGACCGTGCGAATCGACGGTGAGGTCGCCGGCGATATCAAGGGGCATGAGAAGGTGATTATCTCCAAATCCGGCAATGTGCGCGGCAATATCGTCGCCCCGCGGGTTACCCTGGAAGACGGCGCCATCTTCAAAGGCAGTATCGACATGGACCCCGGTGACGAGGGCGCCAAAGTCTCGTTGGCAACCAAGCCGGCACCCAAGAGCGATGATATTGCCCCCGGATTTGATCTTAAGAGTGGCTGA